TTTGCGTGCATGCATATATTATTGTTGACAGAATGCAATACTACCTAGTTTGTTATTTTCTCAAGAATAAGTAATGATTTTCATACATCTAAAGCACATATGTCCTACCAATGTTATTTCTTTGGtatctatattttattttaagtgaaaattttaatatatattttatactttaattaaataaaaataaaaaattacttaaattcttttataataaatatttgaatttatTTCTAATACTAATTGTAAACTAACCTTATTGTTCTTTTTCGTAATTAGacactcaaaagtactttttggaaagattttattaaatattactCTACAAAAGTACTTGTCAAatgaattggccaaacacaaactgttaatctccaaaaatactttttcaaAAACACTTTATGAACAAAGATATGATTTTCCGAATAAGTAGTTTTTGGAAGCTTAGCCAATTAGGATCTAAGTTGAAAAAGGGCGTTTTAGAAATTAAAGTATCCattcaaaacaaaacatttgGAAGAGGACtcaaaacgaaaaaagaaaaagaaaaggtttAGAGCCCTTCAGTGTATATCTAAATCTCTTGCATaactgaagttttttttttttttattaaagaaaatagaaagaaaataccTAATTTCGGACAATCAGTAAGAttctgaaaatattttctttgtaaaacaGATAAAGAATTCTGCAAAACTATATTCCAAAAAAGTATTGTCGCTTTTACAAGAAAAAAAATCTTAGTAATGTAAATGGTTTTAGTAACCATGTACATTGTATATTTAAAGTAACGTCAAAATTTTGATAAATGCCGACAAGAATTTGATAAGTACATTAATTGTCTACCTTATACATAGACTGAAAATCTACATATCCATTGGACTTAATAAGAACCATTCATTCTCATGTAACACAAAAGATCTATTCATTCTTATAAAAAGATGTATGATTTACGTTTGCACTGTTTAACAGGTAGCAAAAGAATGAGTTGTGTACGGGCTTTAGTGCTTGGAGGTTCTAATTTCAACTCGACCAACGTCTTACAATCCCTAAAATCATTCTCATCTCTCGAGTCCCTTGCTTATGTTTATAGTAATCTCACAGCTCCGGCTATCACTTACGGTAACTTAAAAAAATATTCTCTACCTTAGTATcacctcttttcttttttaaatttgttttatttttctttgactctCTAATAAAAGCATTAACAAATCTGAGCACATTGGAGTATCTATACTTGGGTGGATCTTCTTTAAATGAGAACTTTCTCTCAAGCATTGGACAAATGACTTCTCTTAAAGTACTGAGTTTGGCTTTTGGCGACAATTATGGCACCCTCCCCAATCAAGGTAGCTAGcgtgattttctctttttcatgCTAATGCCAACATTTCCATGTTTTGATTAGACATAGCTTATTATAGAAATTTATTTTTGCTATATGTTATATATAtgaatctttttattttatataggtTGGTGTGAACTCAAAAATATTCAAGAGCTAGCATTCACTAACAACAATTTTGAGGGAACACTTCCTTCATGTCTCGGAAACTTGACATCACTTCGTTGGCTGAGTCTTACTGGTAACTCCTTCACTGGAAATATAGACTTACATCCATTTTGGAGGAGACTCACATCACTTGAGTACCTGGATATTTCATATAACCAATTTGAAGTTCCACTGTCATTCAAGCAGTTCGCCAACCATTCAAAACTGACATACTTGAATGTTGGCTCTAATACAATAACTACAGACACCGAATTTCAGAATTGGATCCCAAATTTCCAGTTGCAGCTTTTTGCTATTGAGGGATGTATAAACCTTCAGAAATTGCCTTCTTTCCTTCACTACCAGTATGACTTGAGAATTCTTGCTATTGGTGGAAATCAATTGCTAGGAAACTTTCCAACCTGGTTATTAGAGAATAACACCAGACTTGGAGGCCTTTATGCTAGAGATAATGCTTTCATTGGACCGTTGGAGTTGCCATCAACTTCTCTTCCCCGTCTACATACTATTGATGTTTCTAATAACAAACTAAATGGACATATTCCAGCAAACTTTAGTTCAGCCTTCCCAAAGATTAATCGTTTGAACATGTCACAAAATTTGCTTGAAGGTCCTATACCTTCTGGGGTTAGTGGCATTCCTTTAAGAATTCTAGACCTATCTCATAATTTCTTGTCTGGAGGAGTTCCTAGTGATGTGACTAGTTCTCCAACATTGTTCTACCTTCGGCTGTCAAACAACAGGTTGAAAGGGCAAATATTTTTGAAGGATTTCAGATCAGGTATACTATCTTTTTTGTATTTGAATGGCAATAACTTTGAGGGACCACTACCTAGTAACATTTTTCTTAGAGCCTTTATTGTACTGGATGCTAGCAACAATAATTTCTCTGGAGAGATTCCGAGATGGATTAGAGATAATTCAAGATTATTACAACTTGATCTTTCTAAAAATCATTTCGAAGGCTCTATTCCAGTTGAAATTTGCAATTTGAAGAGCATTAAGGTCTTAGCTATGTCCGAAAATAGACTTTCAGGCACTATTCCTTCTTGTGTGAGTAGTTTGCCCCTTGAACATATCCATCTTGACAAAAATCAATTGGGTGGAGGACTTGAATATGCACTTCCCAATATCTCTTCTCTGATTACATTGGATCTTGGCTACAATAGTTTTACAGGAAGTATCCCACACACCATAGGCTCACTTTCCAATCTGAACTTCCTTCTCCTCAACCATAACCAATTGGAAGGAAATATCCCAGCTCAGATTTGTTTGTTGAACAAGTTATCCATCATGGATTTGTCTTTTAATAAGCTTTATAGTCCACTCCTTCCACTCCTTCATTGTTTGGGTAACTTAAAACAAGTGGAAAATGATGAACAAACAATTAGGAGTTTCTATTTTCGCATGACTTCCAGGGCAGAGTGGTTACACTTCTTGTCCTGGATAAGTTCGACAAGGCACTACCACATTACTTATGGATTCATAAGTGACGTCACATTGATGGATGTGGAAACTCGGGTGCAGTTTTCAACAAAAAGAAACACATATACTTATAAAGGAAGCATTCTAAAATACATGTCAGGTATTGATCTATCAAGCAATAGATTAACTGGTGAAATTCCCATTGAGCTGGGGAATTTGAGCAAAATACATGCACTGAATCTATCACACAACCATCTCATTGGAAGAATTCCAGAAAGTTTCTCATACTTACATGAAGTCGAGAGTTTAGACCTTTCCTACAACAGCTTGAACGGGAGTATTCCTGAAGGTCTACTTGAGCTACATCCTCTGGCGGTGTTCAGCGTGGCACACAATAACTTATCTGGTAGAGTACCCGAGTTTAAAGGTCAATTCGGAACTTTCGACAAAAGCAGCTATGAGGGGAATCCATTTCTTTGTGGCTATCCATTAGACAACGAATGTAGCAGTACTAAATTGTCAAATACCTCCAAGAATGAAAGTGATGAATCTGACTTGGATTATAAGGAGAGTTTCTACATCGGCTTTGGCGTGTCTTATGGAGCAATCTTGCTGGGATTAGCTGCAGCACTCTACTTCAATCCTTATTGGAGAAGGGCATGGTTTACGCTTGTTGAGGCATTAATGGTCACTTCTT
This DNA window, taken from Nicotiana tabacum cultivar K326 chromosome 15, ASM71507v2, whole genome shotgun sequence, encodes the following:
- the LOC107766226 gene encoding cuscuta receptor 1 isoform X4, which translates into the protein MGNTKLWLWVFFLMIIVANGCLEEERSALLELQADMMIGFLDCCSLPRVKCNLATGRVIKLDLRRASLFRDGWNFNASLFLPFKSLQVLILSQNYLTGWTKNEGFDKLSNLTNLKVLDLQANPLHLDVLSSLCWISSLEVLRLSTYVDTSYSTQTNYVLFSDEGISQKCPGQSNLRELLLEGYGVNDINVLSTLDIVALSNLEFLNLRNNKFESFVTTKGSKRMSCVRALVLGGSNFNSTNVLQSLKSFSSLESLAYVYSNLTAPAITYALTNLSTLEYLYLGGSSLNENFLSSIGQMTSLKVLSLAFGDNYGTLPNQGWCELKNIQELAFTNNNFEGTLPSCLGNLTSLRWLSLTGNSFTGNIDLHPFWRRLTSLEYLDISYNQFEVPLSFKQFANHSKLTYLNVGSNTITTDTEFQNWIPNFQLQLFAIEGCINLQKLPSFLHYQYDLRILAIGGNQLLGNFPTWLLENNTRLGGLYARDNAFIGPLELPSTSLPRLHTIDVSNNKLNGHIPANFSSAFPKINRLNMSQNLLEGPIPSGVSGIPLRILDLSHNFLSGGVPSDVTSSPTLFYLRLSNNRLKGQIFLKDFRSGILSFLYLNGNNFEGPLPSNIFLRAFIVLDASNNNFSGEIPRWIRDNSRLLQLDLSKNHFEGSIPVEICNLKSIKVLAMSENRLSGTIPSCVSSLPLEHIHLDKNQLGGGLEYALPNISSLITLDLGYNSFTGSIPHTIGSLSNLNFLLLNHNQLEGNIPAQICLLNKLSIMDLSFNKLYSPLLPLLHCLGNLKQVENDEQTIRSFYFRMTSRAEWLHFLSWISSTRHYHITYGFISDVTLMDVETRVQFSTKRNTYTYKGSILKYMSGIDLSSNRLTGEIPIELGNLSKIHALNLSHNHLIGRIPESFSYLHEVESLDLSYNSLNGSIPEGLLELHPLAVFSVAHNNLSGRVPEFKGQFGTFDKSSYEGNPFLCGYPLDNECSSTKLSNTSKNESDESDLDYKESFYIGFGVSYGAILLGLAAALYFNPYWRRAWFTLVEALMVTSYYFLLDNVVSPFKNWW
- the LOC107766226 gene encoding cuscuta receptor 1 isoform X3 yields the protein MGNTKLWLWVFFLMIIVANGCLEEERSALLELQADMMIGFLDCCSLPRVKCNLATGRVIKLDLRRASLFRDGFDKLSNLTNLKVLDLQANPLHLDVLSSLCWISSLEVLRLSTYVDTSYSTQTNYVLFSDEGISQKCPGQSNLRELLLEGYGVNDINVLSTLGLGTHIGRKNLEKLYLSENSFNSSIFSFLKDLPSLTHLDLSYNEIDGKIEMSDIVALSNLEFLNLRNNKFESFVTTKGSKRMSCVRALVLGGSNFNSTNVLQSLKSFSSLESLAYVYSNLTAPAITYALTNLSTLEYLYLGGSSLNENFLSSIGQMTSLKVLSLAFGDNYGTLPNQGWCELKNIQELAFTNNNFEGTLPSCLGNLTSLRWLSLTGNSFTGNIDLHPFWRRLTSLEYLDISYNQFEVPLSFKQFANHSKLTYLNVGSNTITTDTEFQNWIPNFQLQLFAIEGCINLQKLPSFLHYQYDLRILAIGGNQLLGNFPTWLLENNTRLGGLYARDNAFIGPLELPSTSLPRLHTIDVSNNKLNGHIPANFSSAFPKINRLNMSQNLLEGPIPSGVSGIPLRILDLSHNFLSGGVPSDVTSSPTLFYLRLSNNRLKGQIFLKDFRSGILSFLYLNGNNFEGPLPSNIFLRAFIVLDASNNNFSGEIPRWIRDNSRLLQLDLSKNHFEGSIPVEICNLKSIKVLAMSENRLSGTIPSCVSSLPLEHIHLDKNQLGGGLEYALPNISSLITLDLGYNSFTGSIPHTIGSLSNLNFLLLNHNQLEGNIPAQICLLNKLSIMDLSFNKLYSPLLPLLHCLGNLKQVENDEQTIRSFYFRMTSRAEWLHFLSWISSTRHYHITYGFISDVTLMDVETRVQFSTKRNTYTYKGSILKYMSGIDLSSNRLTGEIPIELGNLSKIHALNLSHNHLIGRIPESFSYLHEVESLDLSYNSLNGSIPEGLLELHPLAVFSVAHNNLSGRVPEFKGQFGTFDKSSYEGNPFLCGYPLDNECSSTKLSNTSKNESDESDLDYKESFYIGFGVSYGAILLGLAAALYFNPYWRRAWFTLVEALMVTSYYFLLDNVVSPFKNWW
- the LOC107766226 gene encoding cuscuta receptor 1 isoform X1; its protein translation is MGNTKLWLWVFFLMIIVANGCLEEERSALLELQADMMIGFLDCCSLPRVKCNLATGRVIKLDLRRASLFRDGWNFNASLFLPFKSLQVLILSQNYLTGWTKNEGFDKLSNLTNLKVLDLQANPLHLDVLSSLCWISSLEVLRLSTYVDTSYSTQTNYVLFSDEGISQKCPGQSNLRELLLEGYGVNDINVLSTLGLGTHIGRKNLEKLYLSENSFNSSIFSFLKDLPSLTHLDLSYNEIDGKIEMSDIVALSNLEFLNLRNNKFESFVTTKGSKRMSCVRALVLGGSNFNSTNVLQSLKSFSSLESLAYVYSNLTAPAITYALTNLSTLEYLYLGGSSLNENFLSSIGQMTSLKVLSLAFGDNYGTLPNQGWCELKNIQELAFTNNNFEGTLPSCLGNLTSLRWLSLTGNSFTGNIDLHPFWRRLTSLEYLDISYNQFEVPLSFKQFANHSKLTYLNVGSNTITTDTEFQNWIPNFQLQLFAIEGCINLQKLPSFLHYQYDLRILAIGGNQLLGNFPTWLLENNTRLGGLYARDNAFIGPLELPSTSLPRLHTIDVSNNKLNGHIPANFSSAFPKINRLNMSQNLLEGPIPSGVSGIPLRILDLSHNFLSGGVPSDVTSSPTLFYLRLSNNRLKGQIFLKDFRSGILSFLYLNGNNFEGPLPSNIFLRAFIVLDASNNNFSGEIPRWIRDNSRLLQLDLSKNHFEGSIPVEICNLKSIKVLAMSENRLSGTIPSCVSSLPLEHIHLDKNQLGGGLEYALPNISSLITLDLGYNSFTGSIPHTIGSLSNLNFLLLNHNQLEGNIPAQICLLNKLSIMDLSFNKLYSPLLPLLHCLGNLKQVENDEQTIRSFYFRMTSRAEWLHFLSWISSTRHYHITYGFISDVTLMDVETRVQFSTKRNTYTYKGSILKYMSGIDLSSNRLTGEIPIELGNLSKIHALNLSHNHLIGRIPESFSYLHEVESLDLSYNSLNGSIPEGLLELHPLAVFSVAHNNLSGRVPEFKGQFGTFDKSSYEGNPFLCGYPLDNECSSTKLSNTSKNESDESDLDYKESFYIGFGVSYGAILLGLAAALYFNPYWRRAWFTLVEALMVTSYYFLLDNVVSPFKNWW
- the LOC107766226 gene encoding cuscuta receptor 1 isoform X5, which gives rise to MGNTKLWLWVFFLMIIVANGCLEEERSALLELQADMMIGFLDCCSLPRVKCNLATGRVIKLDLRRASLFRDGWNFNASLFLPFKSLQVLILSQNYLTGWTKNEVLFSDEGISQKCPGQSNLRELLLEGYGVNDINVLSTLGLGTHIGRKNLEKLYLSENSFNSSIFSFLKDLPSLTHLDLSYNEIDGKIEMSDIVALSNLEFLNLRNNKFESFVTTKGSKRMSCVRALVLGGSNFNSTNVLQSLKSFSSLESLAYVYSNLTAPAITYALTNLSTLEYLYLGGSSLNENFLSSIGQMTSLKVLSLAFGDNYGTLPNQGWCELKNIQELAFTNNNFEGTLPSCLGNLTSLRWLSLTGNSFTGNIDLHPFWRRLTSLEYLDISYNQFEVPLSFKQFANHSKLTYLNVGSNTITTDTEFQNWIPNFQLQLFAIEGCINLQKLPSFLHYQYDLRILAIGGNQLLGNFPTWLLENNTRLGGLYARDNAFIGPLELPSTSLPRLHTIDVSNNKLNGHIPANFSSAFPKINRLNMSQNLLEGPIPSGVSGIPLRILDLSHNFLSGGVPSDVTSSPTLFYLRLSNNRLKGQIFLKDFRSGILSFLYLNGNNFEGPLPSNIFLRAFIVLDASNNNFSGEIPRWIRDNSRLLQLDLSKNHFEGSIPVEICNLKSIKVLAMSENRLSGTIPSCVSSLPLEHIHLDKNQLGGGLEYALPNISSLITLDLGYNSFTGSIPHTIGSLSNLNFLLLNHNQLEGNIPAQICLLNKLSIMDLSFNKLYSPLLPLLHCLGNLKQVENDEQTIRSFYFRMTSRAEWLHFLSWISSTRHYHITYGFISDVTLMDVETRVQFSTKRNTYTYKGSILKYMSGIDLSSNRLTGEIPIELGNLSKIHALNLSHNHLIGRIPESFSYLHEVESLDLSYNSLNGSIPEGLLELHPLAVFSVAHNNLSGRVPEFKGQFGTFDKSSYEGNPFLCGYPLDNECSSTKLSNTSKNESDESDLDYKESFYIGFGVSYGAILLGLAAALYFNPYWRRAWFTLVEALMVTSYYFLLDNVVSPFKNWW
- the LOC107766226 gene encoding cuscuta receptor 1 isoform X2; protein product: MGNTKLWLWVFFLMIIVANGCLEEERSALLELQADMMIGFLDCCSLPRVKCNLATGRVIKLDLRRASLFRDGWTKNEGFDKLSNLTNLKVLDLQANPLHLDVLSSLCWISSLEVLRLSTYVDTSYSTQTNYVLFSDEGISQKCPGQSNLRELLLEGYGVNDINVLSTLGLGTHIGRKNLEKLYLSENSFNSSIFSFLKDLPSLTHLDLSYNEIDGKIEMSDIVALSNLEFLNLRNNKFESFVTTKGSKRMSCVRALVLGGSNFNSTNVLQSLKSFSSLESLAYVYSNLTAPAITYALTNLSTLEYLYLGGSSLNENFLSSIGQMTSLKVLSLAFGDNYGTLPNQGWCELKNIQELAFTNNNFEGTLPSCLGNLTSLRWLSLTGNSFTGNIDLHPFWRRLTSLEYLDISYNQFEVPLSFKQFANHSKLTYLNVGSNTITTDTEFQNWIPNFQLQLFAIEGCINLQKLPSFLHYQYDLRILAIGGNQLLGNFPTWLLENNTRLGGLYARDNAFIGPLELPSTSLPRLHTIDVSNNKLNGHIPANFSSAFPKINRLNMSQNLLEGPIPSGVSGIPLRILDLSHNFLSGGVPSDVTSSPTLFYLRLSNNRLKGQIFLKDFRSGILSFLYLNGNNFEGPLPSNIFLRAFIVLDASNNNFSGEIPRWIRDNSRLLQLDLSKNHFEGSIPVEICNLKSIKVLAMSENRLSGTIPSCVSSLPLEHIHLDKNQLGGGLEYALPNISSLITLDLGYNSFTGSIPHTIGSLSNLNFLLLNHNQLEGNIPAQICLLNKLSIMDLSFNKLYSPLLPLLHCLGNLKQVENDEQTIRSFYFRMTSRAEWLHFLSWISSTRHYHITYGFISDVTLMDVETRVQFSTKRNTYTYKGSILKYMSGIDLSSNRLTGEIPIELGNLSKIHALNLSHNHLIGRIPESFSYLHEVESLDLSYNSLNGSIPEGLLELHPLAVFSVAHNNLSGRVPEFKGQFGTFDKSSYEGNPFLCGYPLDNECSSTKLSNTSKNESDESDLDYKESFYIGFGVSYGAILLGLAAALYFNPYWRRAWFTLVEALMVTSYYFLLDNVVSPFKNWW